One Suncus etruscus isolate mSunEtr1 chromosome 13, mSunEtr1.pri.cur, whole genome shotgun sequence genomic region harbors:
- the LOC126025813 gene encoding keratin-associated protein 13-1-like, whose product MSSNCCSRNFSSSSLGSALCYSGTSCGSSYPSNLVYTTEVCSPTTYQLGSSLYPGCGETICEPIRPCQSSCYRPRPSMFCSPCQSSYTGSLGCGPSSSCSLGYGSGSFYTVGCGSSSCRPLACGVSGFPALTSVSGFCRPSYLTSVPCQSSCYRQPCGSGC is encoded by the exons ATGTCCAGCAACTGCTGTTCCAGAAACTTCTCCTCCAGCTCTCTTGGGAGTGCCCTGTGCTACTCTGGAACTTCCTGTGGCTCCTCTTACCCCAGTAACCTGGTCTACACCACCGAAGTCTGCTCTCCCACCACCTACCAACTGGGATCCTCTCTCTACCCGGGCTGTGGGGAGACCATCTGTGAGCCCATCAG ACCTTGCCAGTCCTCCTGCTACCGCCCCAGGCCTTCCATGTTCTGCAGTCCCTGCCAGTCATCCTACACAGGGTCTCTGGGCTGTGGACCCAGCAGCAGCTGCTCCCTTGGCTATGGATCTGGAAGCTTCTACACAGTGGGCTGTGGATCCAGCAGCTGCAGACCCTTGGCTTGTGGAGTCAGTGGCTTCCCTGCTCTGACCTCTGTCTCTGGCTTCTGCCGCCCTTCCTACTTGACATCTGTGCCCTGCCAGTCTTCATGTTATAGACAACCCTGTGGATCTGGCTGCTAA